The Amycolatopsis sp. DG1A-15b genome window below encodes:
- a CDS encoding acyl-CoA dehydrogenase family protein, whose amino-acid sequence MHVELTTAQRQLRAELREYFAGLISPDERRAMRRERHGPVFREIVRRMGRDGRLGVGWPVEYGGQGFGGIEQHLFVDEAARADVQLPSVTLQTVGPTLQEFGTDEQKSFFLPKILAGEIHFAIGYSEPEAGTDLASLRTTAVRDGDEYVVNGQKIFTTGGHDADYVWLAVRTAPDAPKHKGISILIVDTTDPGYSWTPIITCDGAHHVNATYYSDVRVPANRLVGQENAGWRLITTQLNHERVMLGPAGRIGGLYDRVHAWASAHGLLDLADVRAVLAEALAVTRVNELLNWQVAVSSASAPVGVADASATKVFSSEAIQRIGRNLEEVVARHGDLADPDTAELADWLDLTAKRNIVLTFGGGVSEIQRELIASIGLGLPRVPR is encoded by the coding sequence ATGCACGTCGAACTGACCACGGCACAACGACAGCTGCGCGCCGAACTGCGCGAATACTTCGCCGGCTTGATCAGCCCCGACGAACGCCGGGCGATGCGGCGCGAGCGGCACGGGCCGGTGTTCCGCGAGATCGTCCGCCGGATGGGCCGCGACGGCCGGCTCGGCGTCGGCTGGCCGGTCGAATACGGCGGCCAGGGCTTCGGCGGGATCGAACAGCACCTGTTCGTCGACGAGGCCGCGCGCGCCGACGTCCAGCTGCCCTCGGTCACGCTCCAGACCGTCGGGCCGACGCTGCAGGAGTTCGGCACGGACGAGCAGAAGTCCTTCTTCCTGCCGAAGATCCTGGCGGGGGAGATCCACTTCGCGATCGGGTACAGCGAACCGGAAGCGGGCACCGACCTCGCGTCGCTGCGGACGACGGCAGTGCGCGACGGTGACGAATACGTCGTCAACGGCCAGAAGATCTTCACCACCGGCGGGCACGACGCCGACTACGTCTGGCTCGCCGTGCGGACCGCGCCGGACGCGCCGAAGCACAAGGGCATCTCGATCCTCATCGTCGACACGACCGATCCCGGCTACTCGTGGACGCCGATCATCACCTGCGACGGCGCCCACCACGTCAACGCGACGTACTACTCGGACGTCCGCGTGCCGGCGAACCGCTTGGTGGGGCAGGAAAACGCGGGCTGGCGGCTGATCACGACGCAGCTCAACCACGAGCGCGTCATGCTCGGGCCGGCCGGGCGGATCGGCGGCCTCTACGACCGCGTGCACGCGTGGGCGAGCGCGCACGGCCTGCTGGACCTCGCCGACGTGCGGGCCGTGCTCGCCGAGGCGCTGGCCGTGACGCGGGTGAACGAGCTGCTGAACTGGCAGGTCGCGGTGTCCTCGGCGAGTGCGCCGGTCGGCGTGGCCGACGCGTCGGCGACCAAGGTGTTCAGCTCGGAGGCCATCCAGCGGATCGGCCGGAACCTCGAGGAAGTCGTCGCGCGCCACGGCGACCTGGCCGATCCGGACACCGCCGAACTGGCGGACTGGCTCGACCTCACCGCCAAGCGCAACATCGTGCTGACCTTCGGCGGGGGCGTCAGCGAAATCCAACGGGAGCTGATCGCCTCGATCGGCCTGGGCCTGCCGAGGGTGCCACGATGA
- a CDS encoding SWIM zinc finger family protein: MPPRRNFGTTWWGRAWVEALEKRAKLDPNRLPRGRTYARKGTVSELHAGAGAVSARVRGSRPEPYKVTIAMRTFTDGEWDTLLGVVGTQLGHAAALLDGELPGALTEQAREAGVDLLPGPGDLRPRCSCPDSANPCKHVAAVYYLVADEVDRDPFTLFLLRGRPRADVLAELRARRSPARGEKPKLPKPVDEGLTPRAAYARRPGAIPAVPPPPRVAGPPAVLDLDPPPGTGWTAAALSALAADAASLARDLLAGGPTAAELTFDEDLARRAAGRSGAETTALATAAGISPRDLVRWAEAWREAGRGGLAALRETWQPGPGLLAEAESLLADAGLPGKPKIWRNRVTHGELQLRYGRDARWYRFVREGTEWRLDGPPSASPVDLVY, translated from the coding sequence ATGCCACCGAGGCGGAACTTCGGCACGACGTGGTGGGGCCGGGCCTGGGTCGAGGCGCTGGAGAAGCGCGCGAAGCTCGACCCGAACCGGCTGCCGCGCGGGCGGACGTACGCGCGGAAGGGCACGGTCAGCGAGCTGCACGCCGGGGCCGGTGCGGTGAGCGCCCGGGTGCGCGGCAGCCGGCCGGAGCCGTACAAGGTGACGATCGCGATGCGCACCTTCACCGACGGCGAGTGGGACACGCTGCTCGGCGTGGTCGGCACCCAGCTCGGCCACGCGGCGGCGCTGCTCGACGGCGAGCTGCCGGGCGCGCTCACCGAGCAGGCGCGCGAAGCGGGCGTCGATCTGCTGCCGGGCCCGGGCGACCTGCGGCCGCGGTGCTCGTGCCCGGACTCGGCGAACCCGTGCAAGCACGTCGCCGCGGTGTACTACCTGGTCGCCGACGAGGTGGACCGCGACCCGTTCACGCTCTTCCTGCTGCGCGGCCGCCCGCGGGCCGACGTGCTGGCCGAGCTCCGCGCCCGCCGGTCGCCGGCGCGCGGCGAGAAACCGAAGCTCCCGAAGCCCGTCGACGAGGGCCTGACACCGCGCGCCGCCTACGCGCGACGGCCGGGCGCGATCCCCGCCGTGCCGCCGCCACCGCGGGTGGCCGGGCCGCCGGCGGTGCTGGACCTCGACCCGCCACCGGGCACGGGCTGGACGGCGGCGGCGCTGTCCGCCCTCGCGGCGGACGCGGCTTCCCTCGCCCGTGACCTCCTGGCCGGTGGACCGACGGCGGCGGAGCTGACCTTCGACGAAGACCTCGCCCGCCGCGCGGCCGGCCGCTCCGGCGCGGAGACCACCGCCCTCGCCACGGCGGCGGGGATATCCCCACGAGACCTGGTCCGCTGGGCCGAGGCCTGGCGCGAAGCAGGCCGCGGCGGCCTGGCCGCCCTGCGGGAGACCTGGCAGCCCGGCCCGGGACTCCTGGCCGAGGCCGAGTCGCTCCTGGCCGACGCGGGCCTCCCGGGCAAACCGAAGATCTGGCGCAACCGCGTGACCCACGGAGAGCTGCAATTACGCTACGGCCGCGACGCACGCTGGTACCGCTTCGTCCGCGAAGGAACGGAGTGGCGCCTCGACGGACCACCTTCGGCAAGCCCCGTGGACCTCGTTTACTGA
- a CDS encoding nitroreductase family deazaflavin-dependent oxidoreductase: MGRFSLPDQKPGGLDSPVTAKVMKYAAKAQVAVFRLTGGRVGSTWRVGAGFRKPVPTLLLEHRGRKSGRLFTTPLLYLRSGDDVVIVGSQGGLPRHPQWYRNLLAHPETRIDLKGRRGVPVTARVAGPAERAELWPRLVELYADFAKYQAWTEREIPVVVLSPR; this comes from the coding sequence ATGGGACGCTTCAGCCTGCCCGACCAGAAGCCCGGCGGCCTGGATTCACCGGTGACCGCGAAGGTGATGAAGTACGCGGCGAAGGCGCAGGTGGCCGTCTTCCGGCTGACCGGCGGCCGCGTCGGCAGCACGTGGCGGGTCGGGGCGGGGTTCCGCAAGCCGGTGCCGACGCTGCTGCTGGAACACCGCGGCCGCAAGTCCGGGCGCCTGTTCACCACCCCGCTGCTGTACCTGCGCTCCGGCGACGACGTCGTCATCGTCGGTTCCCAGGGCGGGCTGCCCCGGCACCCGCAGTGGTACCGCAACCTGCTGGCGCACCCCGAAACCCGCATCGACCTCAAGGGCCGGCGCGGCGTCCCGGTCACGGCCCGGGTCGCCGGGCCTGCGGAACGCGCCGAGCTGTGGCCGCGGCTGGTCGAGCTGTACGCGGACTTCGCCAAGTACCAGGCCTGGACCGAGCGGGAGATCCCGGTGGTGGTGCTCAGCCCCCGTTAG
- a CDS encoding alpha/beta hydrolase yields MQPNFLIRRAVQLGLTANALRPLRARSTTIPVFFAGWLTGELAPQFLALTAADSLVHVARHGTGDRSTKAGLAMAAASAAGLAALIRTGHGAREEIEKALTSALGEDYAQELGRSDLGLPWGELALPFRMGAPDVRIDRNIAYAPGGKRFLLDVYRPSSPVSGAPVLLQVHGGAWVIGNKEEQGRPLMRYLARRGWVCVAINYPLSPAHRWPAHIVAAKQALAWIRSSIASYGGDPRFVAVTGGSAGGHLSALLALSQNDPALQPSFEDADTSIQACIPHYGVYDFAATSGAPASKYRLESLIARRVFAPDRDPVGHLDDYIAASPLDRITSDAPPFFVIHGRDDSLVPVREAREFVSRLREKSRQPVAYAELAGAQHAFDVFTSVRSAHVVRGVARFLDHTYNAWKAEHR; encoded by the coding sequence GTGCAGCCGAATTTCCTGATCCGTCGCGCGGTCCAGCTCGGTCTCACCGCCAACGCTCTCCGCCCGTTGCGGGCGCGGTCCACGACGATCCCGGTGTTCTTCGCCGGGTGGCTGACCGGCGAGCTGGCCCCGCAGTTCCTGGCGCTGACGGCGGCGGATTCCCTGGTCCACGTGGCCCGCCACGGCACCGGCGACCGGTCGACGAAGGCGGGTCTGGCGATGGCGGCCGCGTCCGCCGCCGGGCTGGCCGCGCTGATCCGCACCGGGCACGGCGCCCGCGAGGAGATCGAGAAGGCGCTCACCTCGGCCCTGGGTGAGGACTACGCGCAGGAGCTGGGCCGCTCCGACCTGGGCCTGCCGTGGGGTGAGCTGGCGCTGCCGTTCCGGATGGGCGCGCCCGACGTCCGCATCGACCGCAACATCGCGTACGCCCCGGGCGGCAAGCGGTTCCTGCTGGACGTGTACCGGCCTTCTTCGCCGGTCTCCGGCGCCCCGGTGCTCCTGCAGGTCCACGGCGGCGCGTGGGTGATCGGCAACAAGGAGGAGCAGGGCCGGCCGCTGATGCGCTACCTGGCGCGCCGGGGCTGGGTGTGCGTCGCGATCAACTACCCGCTGTCACCGGCGCACCGCTGGCCGGCGCACATCGTCGCGGCGAAGCAGGCCCTGGCGTGGATCCGTTCTTCGATCGCTTCGTACGGCGGCGACCCCCGGTTCGTCGCGGTGACGGGTGGCTCGGCGGGCGGCCACCTGTCGGCGCTGCTGGCGCTGTCGCAGAACGACCCGGCGTTGCAGCCATCGTTCGAAGACGCGGACACGAGCATCCAGGCGTGCATCCCCCACTACGGGGTGTACGACTTCGCGGCGACGTCCGGCGCACCGGCGAGCAAGTACCGGCTGGAGAGCCTGATCGCCCGCCGGGTGTTCGCACCGGACCGGGACCCGGTGGGGCACTTGGACGACTACATCGCGGCGTCCCCGTTGGACCGGATCACCTCGGACGCGCCACCGTTCTTCGTGATCCACGGCCGGGACGATTCGCTGGTCCCGGTGCGCGAGGCACGCGAGTTCGTCTCGCGGCTGCGGGAGAAGTCCCGGCAGCCGGTGGCGTACGCGGAGCTGGCGGGGGCGCAGCACGCGTTCGACGTGTTCACGTCGGTGCGGTCGGCGCACGTGGTCCGCGGGGTGGCGCGGTTCTTGGACCACACCTACAACGCCTGGAAGGCCGAGCACCGGTAA
- a CDS encoding alpha/beta hydrolase produces the protein MARTRRRITVPPTAGVPEPVPVELPGRGHTVVTDVGPRDAPALFLLHSVACTGLLTWYPALTQLARQHRVVVFDQRWHGRGIRSREFRLADCAEDVTAVADALGVGRFALAGYSMGGLVAQLVARAEPERVTGLVLCSTAGHFGRGLRQRVALDVFGRTLRRLREHVPPPAVPAALPRERLADHRWGLREFRSTTPWAIAVAVDEIGRFDSTPWLHTLRLPAAVVVTARDRFIAPAHQRSLARRIPGAATYEVAAGHAACVLAADRWVPALLAAVGSLRGRNS, from the coding sequence ATGGCGCGGACACGGCGGCGGATCACCGTGCCGCCGACCGCGGGCGTGCCCGAGCCGGTCCCCGTGGAGCTGCCCGGCCGCGGGCACACGGTGGTCACCGACGTCGGGCCACGGGACGCGCCCGCGCTCTTCCTGCTGCATTCGGTGGCCTGCACCGGCCTGCTGACCTGGTATCCGGCGCTCACGCAGCTGGCGCGGCAGCACCGCGTCGTCGTGTTCGACCAGCGGTGGCACGGCCGGGGCATCCGCTCGCGGGAGTTCCGGCTCGCCGACTGCGCGGAGGACGTCACCGCCGTCGCGGACGCGCTCGGCGTCGGCCGGTTCGCCCTCGCGGGGTATTCGATGGGCGGGTTGGTGGCGCAACTGGTGGCCCGCGCCGAACCAGAACGTGTTACCGGTCTGGTGCTGTGCTCGACCGCGGGCCACTTCGGCCGCGGGCTGCGGCAGCGCGTGGCCCTCGACGTCTTCGGCCGGACCCTGCGGCGGCTGCGTGAGCACGTGCCGCCGCCGGCCGTGCCCGCCGCGCTCCCCCGCGAGCGCCTCGCCGACCACCGGTGGGGGCTGCGGGAGTTCCGGTCGACCACGCCGTGGGCGATCGCGGTCGCCGTCGACGAGATCGGCCGGTTCGACTCGACGCCGTGGCTGCACACGCTGCGGTTGCCGGCCGCGGTCGTCGTGACGGCCCGCGACCGGTTCATCGCCCCCGCCCACCAGCGGTCACTGGCTCGCCGGATCCCCGGCGCGGCCACCTACGAGGTCGCGGCCGGGCACGCGGCCTGCGTGCTGGCCGCCGACCGCTGGGTGCCCGCCCTGCTCGCCGCGGTCGGCTCCCTCCGAGGAAGGAACTCATGA
- a CDS encoding acyl-CoA dehydrogenase family protein yields MDFALDDTQTEIAALAAKVLGDFRDPGGRPPKPAVEDGSWRALASAGLLALALPPELDGDGLGVAEVAQVLTEVGRAAAPVPAYAALALGVLPIESLGTPAQRAEFLPPVAAGEALLTAALNEPSAPLVAEPAATARAGDGKWLVSGVKTAVPYAAEATRILTPVTTAHGSAVYLVDPHTDGVTLVPTPTSSGTPEYTVRLDDVAVEETDLLFDRGAVAALHRLALAGALALGDGLLAGALALTVKHVGERTQFGRPLSAFQAVAGQIADVYVAARTVHLAVTSAVWRLASGLDADAELDVAAYWFASRAPEALATCHHLHGGVGVDETYPLHRYSSAVKDLGRTLGGAAHRLGRLGERVAG; encoded by the coding sequence GTGGACTTCGCCCTTGACGATACGCAGACCGAGATCGCCGCCCTCGCCGCGAAAGTGCTCGGTGATTTCCGAGACCCGGGAGGTCGCCCTCCGAAGCCGGCGGTGGAGGACGGCTCGTGGCGCGCGCTCGCCTCGGCGGGCCTGCTCGCCCTGGCGCTGCCCCCGGAGCTGGACGGCGACGGCTTGGGCGTCGCCGAGGTCGCCCAGGTCCTGACCGAGGTCGGCCGGGCCGCCGCGCCGGTGCCCGCGTACGCCGCGCTCGCCCTGGGCGTCCTGCCGATCGAGTCGCTCGGCACCCCGGCCCAGCGCGCGGAATTCCTGCCGCCGGTCGCGGCCGGGGAGGCACTGCTCACCGCGGCGCTGAACGAGCCGTCCGCTCCGCTGGTCGCCGAGCCCGCCGCGACCGCGCGGGCCGGAGACGGGAAGTGGCTGGTCAGCGGCGTGAAGACCGCGGTCCCGTACGCCGCCGAGGCCACCCGGATCCTCACCCCGGTGACCACCGCGCACGGCAGCGCCGTCTACCTCGTCGACCCGCACACTGACGGCGTCACGCTCGTCCCGACGCCCACTTCGTCCGGGACACCGGAGTACACCGTCCGGCTCGACGACGTCGCCGTCGAGGAAACGGACCTCCTGTTCGACCGCGGCGCCGTGGCGGCGCTGCACCGGCTGGCGCTGGCCGGCGCCCTGGCCCTCGGCGACGGCCTCCTGGCCGGCGCGCTGGCGCTGACCGTCAAGCACGTCGGCGAGCGGACCCAGTTCGGCCGGCCCCTGTCCGCCTTCCAGGCCGTGGCGGGCCAGATCGCCGACGTCTACGTGGCCGCGCGGACCGTGCACCTCGCCGTGACGTCCGCGGTGTGGCGGCTGGCTTCGGGACTCGACGCCGACGCCGAACTGGACGTCGCCGCCTACTGGTTCGCCTCGCGGGCACCGGAAGCGCTGGCGACCTGCCACCACCTGCACGGCGGGGTCGGCGTCGACGAAACCTATCCGCTGCACCGGTATTCGTCGGCGGTCAAGGATCTCGGCCGGACACTCGGCGGGGCCGCGCACCGGCTCGGCCGGCTCGGCGAACGAGTGGCGGGGTGA
- a CDS encoding SNF2-related protein — protein sequence MEFSADTQATYLPADPPRDGVLALWGEDVAGGTTIELVLPRGAKFARTKVEAELIPLERALPRLLSVGEEASPAVAAWSAAVNAGVNLVARGRLRPGGAAAWRIGPLDAADEELLRGLAGALPPEAYALPLTGLKNIRLHSPDSLVRALWDATADLLVRSPAAPVGAGDPAFAAREPALLGPDGAAWLAELDAREPRGIQVLLRVEGLDDDSFAGVLAVRSMAEPSLVVEAATLWEAPDAVLNRLGDQVETQLLLGLRRGARAWAPLGRVLTQATPASLALSDEEVVDLLTDGARDLGGAGIEVLWSKGLFAAEVKAKASATQAPASVTEAEFALRSLLEFRWQLSLGGEQLTEAEVAALAEAKRPLVRLRGQWVRVDPQLLARVRGRTRKLDAGEALAAALTGELELDGERVEFAAPPALGGLASRIRDRADALVAPPPGLHATLRPYQQAGLSWLATMTGLGLGACLADDMGLGKTIQLIALHLHRRELARSGALGPGPAQFRWAESGPAQPDPTVPSAAEPPPHPGEAIRSAADPRPGEAQPGGQPHEATASEAEPAPIGARPAAGGGMAPAGGESPPGGAEPSPPGVEDSLADPAPQRGGGPTLVLCPTSLLGNWEREFARFAPEIPVRRFHGGGRHLDDLAPDEVVLATYGVLRRDRETLSEVDWGLIAADEAQHVKNPLSATAKELRKVPAQAKVALTGTPVENRLTELWSIVDWTTPGLLGPLDRFRRTVARPIERDRDKAVTERLATTVRPFLLRRRKSDPDIAPELPPKTETDRFVPLTAEQTTLYEAVVRENLAEIRETQGIKRRGQVLQLLTELKQICNHPAQFLKEPHGALTGRSGKLAAFEELLDVILDEGESVLVFSQYVQLCRLLERRLKDRGLPTELLSGDSSPAKRQDMVDRFQAGEIPVFLLSLKAGGVGLNLTRATHVIHYDRWWNPAVEDQATDRAYRIGQDRPVQVHRLIAEGTLEERIAEVLEKKRGLAESIVGAGEDWITELSDDELADLVRLGGG from the coding sequence GTGGAGTTCAGCGCAGACACCCAGGCCACCTACCTCCCCGCGGATCCCCCGCGGGACGGGGTGCTGGCCCTGTGGGGCGAGGACGTGGCCGGCGGGACCACGATCGAGCTCGTGCTGCCCCGGGGAGCCAAGTTCGCGCGGACGAAGGTCGAGGCCGAGCTGATCCCCCTGGAGCGGGCGCTGCCCCGGCTGCTGTCGGTGGGGGAGGAGGCCAGCCCGGCGGTGGCGGCGTGGTCGGCGGCCGTCAACGCCGGGGTGAACCTCGTCGCCCGGGGGCGGCTGCGGCCGGGCGGGGCGGCGGCCTGGCGGATCGGCCCGCTGGACGCCGCCGACGAGGAACTGCTGCGGGGGCTGGCCGGCGCGCTGCCACCGGAGGCGTACGCGCTGCCGCTGACCGGGCTGAAGAACATCCGCCTGCACTCGCCGGACTCCCTGGTCCGCGCGTTGTGGGACGCGACGGCCGACCTGCTGGTGCGCAGCCCGGCGGCACCCGTCGGCGCGGGCGATCCGGCGTTCGCGGCCCGTGAACCGGCTCTGCTCGGCCCGGACGGCGCGGCCTGGCTGGCGGAGCTGGACGCCCGCGAGCCCCGCGGGATCCAGGTGCTCCTGCGGGTCGAGGGCCTCGACGACGACTCGTTCGCCGGGGTACTGGCGGTGCGCAGCATGGCGGAGCCGAGCCTGGTGGTGGAGGCGGCAACGCTGTGGGAGGCCCCGGACGCGGTGCTGAACCGCCTCGGCGACCAGGTCGAGACGCAGCTGCTGCTGGGCCTGCGCCGCGGCGCACGGGCCTGGGCGCCGCTGGGCCGGGTGCTGACCCAGGCGACGCCCGCTTCGCTGGCGCTGTCCGACGAAGAGGTCGTCGACCTGCTCACCGACGGCGCCCGCGACCTCGGCGGCGCCGGCATCGAGGTGCTCTGGTCGAAGGGGCTGTTCGCGGCGGAGGTGAAGGCGAAGGCGAGCGCGACGCAGGCACCGGCGAGCGTCACTGAGGCGGAGTTCGCCTTGCGTTCGCTGCTGGAGTTCCGCTGGCAGCTGAGCCTGGGCGGCGAGCAGCTGACCGAGGCCGAGGTCGCGGCGCTCGCCGAAGCCAAGCGGCCGCTGGTCCGCCTGCGCGGCCAGTGGGTCCGGGTCGACCCGCAGCTCCTGGCCCGGGTCCGGGGCCGGACCCGCAAGCTGGACGCGGGCGAGGCCCTGGCGGCCGCGTTGACGGGCGAGCTGGAGCTCGACGGCGAACGCGTCGAGTTCGCGGCACCGCCGGCGCTGGGTGGGCTGGCTTCGCGCATCCGCGACCGGGCGGACGCCCTGGTGGCCCCACCACCGGGGTTGCACGCAACGCTGCGCCCGTACCAGCAGGCGGGCCTGTCCTGGCTGGCGACGATGACGGGGCTGGGACTGGGCGCCTGCCTGGCCGACGACATGGGCCTGGGCAAGACGATCCAGCTGATCGCCCTCCACCTGCACCGGCGCGAGCTGGCGAGGTCCGGTGCGCTGGGGCCGGGTCCGGCACAGTTCCGCTGGGCGGAGTCCGGCCCGGCGCAGCCTGACCCGACCGTACCGTCGGCAGCCGAGCCCCCGCCGCACCCCGGCGAGGCCATCCGATCGGCGGCCGACCCGCGCCCCGGCGAGGCGCAGCCCGGCGGCCAGCCCCACGAAGCCACCGCATCCGAGGCCGAGCCGGCGCCGATCGGTGCGCGGCCGGCGGCCGGCGGTGGGATGGCGCCCGCCGGCGGTGAGTCCCCGCCGGGCGGTGCCGAGCCCTCGCCTCCCGGTGTCGAGGATTCCCTCGCCGACCCCGCGCCCCAGCGAGGCGGCGGTCCCACCCTCGTCCTCTGCCCCACCTCCCTCCTCGGCAACTGGGAGCGCGAGTTCGCCCGCTTCGCCCCCGAAATCCCCGTCCGCCGGTTCCACGGCGGCGGCCGCCACCTCGACGACCTCGCGCCCGACGAGGTCGTCCTGGCCACTTACGGCGTCCTCCGCCGCGATCGCGAAACGCTGTCCGAAGTGGACTGGGGGCTGATCGCGGCCGACGAGGCCCAGCACGTCAAGAACCCGTTGTCCGCCACGGCCAAGGAACTGCGCAAGGTGCCCGCGCAGGCCAAGGTCGCCCTCACCGGCACCCCGGTCGAGAACCGGCTCACCGAGTTGTGGTCCATTGTGGACTGGACGACGCCCGGCCTGCTCGGCCCGCTCGACCGCTTCCGCCGCACCGTGGCGCGGCCGATCGAACGCGACCGCGACAAGGCGGTCACCGAGCGGCTGGCCACCACCGTCCGGCCGTTCCTGCTGCGGCGGCGCAAGTCCGACCCGGACATCGCCCCGGAACTGCCGCCCAAGACCGAGACCGACCGGTTCGTCCCGCTGACCGCCGAGCAGACCACGCTCTACGAGGCCGTCGTGCGGGAGAACCTCGCCGAAATCCGGGAAACGCAGGGCATCAAGCGGCGCGGGCAGGTGCTGCAGCTGCTCACCGAACTCAAGCAGATCTGCAACCATCCCGCGCAGTTCCTCAAGGAACCGCACGGCGCGCTCACCGGCCGCTCCGGCAAGCTCGCGGCGTTCGAAGAACTCCTGGACGTGATCCTCGACGAGGGCGAAAGCGTCCTGGTGTTCAGCCAGTACGTCCAGCTCTGCCGCCTGCTCGAGCGGCGTCTCAAGGACCGCGGGTTGCCCACCGAGCTGCTCTCCGGCGACAGTTCCCCGGCGAAACGGCAGGACATGGTCGACCGGTTCCAGGCCGGCGAGATCCCGGTGTTCCTGCTCTCGCTCAAGGCGGGCGGCGTCGGGCTCAACCTGACCCGGGCCACCCACGTGATCCACTACGACCGCTGGTGGAACCCGGCGGTGGAGGACCAGGCCACCGACCGCGCGTACCGGATCGGGCAGGACCGGCCGGTCCAGGTGCACCGGCTGATCGCCGAGGGCACCCTCGAGGAGCGGATCGCGGAGGTCCTCGAGAAGAAACGCGGCCTCGCCGAGTCGATCGTCGGGGCGGGGGAGGACTGGATCACCGAACTGTCCGACGACGAGCTCGCCGACCTGGTCCGGCTCGGGGGCGGGTGA
- a CDS encoding wax ester/triacylglycerol synthase family O-acyltransferase: MQRLSGLDASFLYLETSSQVLHVCGLLILDGSTVPGGYTFAKLQEKLDERVRMIPAFRRKLHNPLWNLSHPVWVEDEDFDLDHHVHRIGVPAPGDRAELAALCAHIAGQQLDRAHPLWQLYVIEGLADGRLAVLLKMHHASVDGVSGASLITYLAGLEPDGPMPEIEEHRNAAMPSPLDLLRSGAESVVKRPAEVARLLPDLLGLVPRWVGRALRGKGMPVPFTAPRTSLNGTITGHRSVAFAQLDLADVKDVKNAFGVTVNDVVLALVAGALREFLAARGELPEDPLVATVPVSVHDRTEREHGSNKVSAFFASLPTHLPDPAARVFFLAEANRRSKDHHHDIDADMLQDWAQFSAATAFGLAVRAYSALRLAEKHPVVHNLVVSNVPGPPMPLYFLGARITGFYPLGPVFHGAGLNVTVLSNAGKVHVGLLGARELVKDLWPLADALPDALAELLKAAPNGG; encoded by the coding sequence ATGCAGAGACTCAGCGGCCTCGACGCGAGCTTCCTCTACCTCGAGACGTCGTCGCAGGTCCTGCACGTCTGCGGGCTGCTCATCCTCGACGGCTCGACCGTCCCCGGCGGCTACACCTTCGCGAAGCTCCAGGAAAAGCTCGACGAGCGCGTCCGGATGATCCCGGCGTTCCGCCGCAAACTGCACAATCCACTCTGGAACCTCAGTCACCCCGTGTGGGTCGAAGACGAGGACTTCGACCTCGACCACCACGTGCACCGCATCGGCGTGCCCGCTCCCGGCGACCGCGCCGAGCTGGCCGCGCTGTGCGCCCACATCGCCGGGCAGCAGCTCGACCGCGCGCACCCGCTGTGGCAGCTGTACGTCATCGAAGGCCTGGCCGACGGCCGGCTCGCCGTGCTGCTCAAGATGCACCACGCGAGCGTCGACGGCGTGAGCGGCGCCAGCCTGATCACCTACCTCGCCGGGCTCGAACCGGACGGGCCGATGCCGGAGATCGAGGAGCACCGGAACGCCGCGATGCCCTCGCCGCTCGACCTGCTCCGCTCCGGGGCCGAGAGCGTGGTGAAGCGCCCCGCCGAGGTCGCGCGGCTGCTGCCCGACCTCCTCGGGCTGGTGCCGCGGTGGGTCGGCCGGGCGTTGCGCGGCAAGGGAATGCCGGTTCCGTTCACCGCGCCGCGGACGTCGCTGAACGGCACGATCACCGGGCACCGCAGCGTCGCCTTCGCCCAGCTCGACCTCGCCGACGTCAAGGACGTCAAGAACGCCTTCGGGGTCACGGTGAACGACGTCGTGCTCGCGCTCGTCGCCGGTGCGCTGCGGGAGTTCCTCGCCGCGCGCGGGGAGCTGCCGGAGGATCCGCTGGTGGCGACGGTCCCGGTTTCGGTGCACGACCGGACCGAACGCGAGCACGGCAGCAACAAGGTCTCGGCGTTCTTCGCCTCGCTGCCGACGCACCTGCCCGACCCGGCCGCCCGGGTGTTCTTCCTCGCCGAGGCCAACCGGCGGTCGAAGGACCACCACCACGACATCGACGCCGACATGCTGCAGGACTGGGCGCAGTTCTCGGCGGCGACGGCGTTCGGGCTCGCCGTGCGGGCGTATTCGGCGCTGCGCCTGGCCGAGAAGCACCCGGTGGTGCACAACCTGGTCGTCTCGAACGTGCCCGGCCCGCCGATGCCGCTGTACTTCCTGGGTGCGCGGATCACCGGCTTCTACCCGCTCGGCCCGGTCTTCCACGGCGCCGGGCTGAACGTCACGGTGCTGTCCAACGCGGGGAAGGTGCACGTCGGCCTGCTCGGCGCGCGGGAGCTGGTCAAGGACCTGTGGCCGCTCGCCGACGCGCTCCCGGACGCACTGGCCGAGCTGCTGAAGGCCGCGCCTAACGGGGGCTGA